The following proteins are co-located in the Streptomyces sp. NBC_00435 genome:
- a CDS encoding STAS domain-containing protein — protein MTLNVKERRNKAGTVLVATGEINSETSGSLLQTLLPLVREGRPLRIDLTAVSYVSSAGLRTLLVVYREAQHAGVAVTLYGVSEEVRFVMSATGFLDFFSAGEAEAAAAKAAAKASATPRAAR, from the coding sequence ATGACCCTGAACGTGAAGGAACGCCGCAACAAGGCGGGTACCGTGCTCGTCGCCACCGGCGAGATCAACAGTGAGACCTCCGGATCGCTGCTGCAGACACTGCTGCCGCTGGTCCGCGAGGGCAGGCCGCTGCGCATCGACCTGACGGCCGTCAGCTACGTCTCCAGCGCCGGGCTGCGCACGCTGCTCGTCGTCTACCGCGAGGCCCAGCACGCCGGGGTCGCCGTCACCCTCTACGGGGTGAGCGAGGAAGTCCGGTTCGTCATGTCGGCCACCGGCTTCCTCGACTTCTTCTCCGCCGGGGAGGCCGAGGCGGCAGCCGCGAAGGCCGCCGCCAAGGCCAGCGCCACGCCACGGGCCGCGCGATGA
- a CDS encoding AGE family epimerase/isomerase, translated as MADAVSFSFSDTIAGYVGRFDSGSRLLRLKTSDGREFDVSLAGDPSAELVRNLDEPYIDASGHIDEMLSPGRFLYVYGVHYPERGGLFEAKRLVFLGRGAEDYRFEEPSWWVKQIESLADFYKRAQFGDGPVDFTEYRTEIRLGGDKTASHVQETDTISRLVYGMASAYLLTGKDEYLEVAERGTEYLRKHMRVVDSEEDVVFWYHGISVDGDSERKLFTSEFSDDYDAIPMYEQIYALAGPIQTYRVTGDVRIKNDADATIRLFDKFFKDPEQGGYYSHIDPILFSADHESLGENAERKNWNSVGDHAPAYLINLYLATGEQKYADFLEYTFDTIADKFPDYKNSPFVQERFFRDWSHDTAHSWQQNRAVVGHNLKIAWNLMRMNSLKAKPAYEELARKIGEIMPAVGSDVQRGGWYDVVERVKSGDEETYRFAWHDRKAWWQQEQAILAYLILNGTVGGDDFLREARQAQSFYNTFFLDHDEGAVYFNVLASGTPYLLGTERLKGSHSMSMYHSAELCYLSAVYNNLLVNGREMDFHFQPDPTNLPDRVLRVSPDLLPAGSVRIASVEIDEKPYEEFDAEELTVHLPDVQGRVKVKVRLRPTSK; from the coding sequence ATGGCGGATGCCGTGAGCTTCTCCTTCTCCGACACGATCGCCGGCTACGTCGGCCGCTTCGACTCCGGGTCCCGGCTGCTGCGGCTGAAGACCTCGGACGGCCGCGAGTTCGACGTCTCGCTGGCCGGGGACCCCAGCGCCGAGCTGGTCCGCAACCTCGACGAGCCGTACATCGACGCCTCCGGGCACATCGACGAGATGCTCTCGCCGGGCCGGTTCCTCTACGTCTACGGGGTCCACTACCCCGAGCGCGGCGGCCTTTTCGAGGCCAAGCGCCTGGTGTTCCTGGGCCGCGGGGCCGAGGACTACCGCTTCGAGGAACCCAGTTGGTGGGTCAAGCAGATCGAATCGCTGGCCGACTTCTACAAGCGGGCCCAGTTCGGCGACGGGCCGGTGGACTTCACCGAGTACCGCACCGAGATCCGGCTCGGCGGGGACAAGACCGCCAGTCATGTCCAGGAGACCGACACGATCTCCCGGCTGGTCTACGGCATGGCCTCGGCCTACCTGCTGACCGGCAAGGACGAGTACCTGGAGGTCGCCGAGCGCGGCACCGAGTACCTGCGCAAGCACATGCGGGTCGTGGACAGCGAGGAGGACGTGGTCTTCTGGTACCACGGCATCAGCGTCGACGGGGACAGCGAACGCAAGCTGTTCACCTCGGAGTTCTCCGACGACTACGACGCTATCCCGATGTACGAGCAGATCTACGCCCTGGCCGGCCCGATCCAGACCTACCGGGTCACCGGTGACGTCCGGATCAAGAACGACGCGGACGCCACCATCCGGCTGTTCGACAAGTTCTTCAAGGACCCGGAGCAGGGCGGCTACTACTCCCACATCGACCCGATCCTCTTCAGCGCCGACCACGAGTCCCTCGGGGAGAACGCGGAGCGCAAGAACTGGAACTCGGTGGGCGACCACGCGCCCGCGTACCTGATCAACCTGTACCTGGCGACCGGCGAGCAGAAGTACGCCGACTTCCTCGAGTACACCTTCGACACCATCGCGGACAAGTTCCCTGACTACAAGAACAGCCCGTTCGTCCAGGAGCGCTTCTTCCGCGACTGGTCCCACGACACCGCGCACAGCTGGCAGCAGAACCGTGCGGTCGTCGGACACAACCTCAAGATCGCCTGGAACCTGATGCGGATGAACTCGCTGAAGGCCAAGCCGGCCTACGAGGAGCTCGCCCGCAAGATCGGCGAGATCATGCCGGCCGTCGGCAGCGACGTCCAGCGCGGCGGCTGGTACGACGTGGTCGAGCGGGTCAAGTCCGGGGACGAGGAGACGTATCGTTTCGCCTGGCACGACCGCAAGGCCTGGTGGCAGCAGGAGCAGGCGATCCTCGCCTACCTCATCCTGAACGGCACCGTCGGCGGCGATGACTTCCTGCGCGAGGCGCGGCAGGCGCAGTCCTTCTACAACACCTTCTTCCTCGACCACGACGAGGGTGCCGTCTACTTCAACGTGCTCGCCAGCGGTACTCCGTACCTGCTCGGCACCGAGCGGCTCAAGGGCAGCCACTCGATGTCCATGTACCACTCGGCGGAGCTCTGCTACCTCTCCGCCGTCTACAACAACCTGCTCGTCAACGGCCGCGAGATGGACTTCCACTTCCAGCCCGACCCGACGAACCTGCCCGACCGCGTGCTGCGCGTCTCGCCCGACCTGCTGCCCGCCGGCTCGGTGCGCATCGCGTCCGTCGAGATCGACGAGAAGCCGTACGAGGAGTTCGACGCGGAGGAGCTGACCGTCCACCTGCCCGACGTACAGGGCCGGGTCAAGGTCAAGGTCCGGCTGCGCCCGACCAGTAAATAG
- a CDS encoding VOC family protein, which produces MVWSHVGLNCADQKTTEEFYTRYFGFTRARVVDLGDARIIFLRQGDVYLELFAAGAEPAAGRAHHDGPAAPGRMRHLAFQTDDVDAFLATLGDGAEVTLGPLDFDDFICGWRTVWVRDPDGVIVEVSQGFEDERAHGDDQAPMGSHDDKDGV; this is translated from the coding sequence ATGGTCTGGTCGCACGTGGGCCTGAACTGCGCCGACCAGAAGACCACCGAGGAGTTCTACACCCGGTACTTCGGCTTCACCCGGGCCCGGGTGGTCGACCTGGGGGATGCCCGGATCATCTTCCTCCGCCAGGGGGACGTGTACCTGGAGCTCTTCGCGGCGGGCGCCGAGCCGGCCGCCGGCCGGGCCCACCACGACGGTCCGGCGGCGCCGGGCCGGATGCGCCACCTGGCCTTCCAGACCGACGACGTGGACGCGTTCCTCGCCACGCTCGGGGACGGGGCCGAAGTGACCCTGGGACCGCTGGACTTCGACGACTTCATCTGCGGGTGGCGGACCGTGTGGGTCCGCGATCCCGACGGGGTGATCGTCGAGGTCAGCCAGGGATTCGAGGACGAGCGGGCGCACGGGGACGACCAAGCGCCGATGGGCTCTCACGACGACAAGGACGGTGTATGA
- a CDS encoding DJ-1/PfpI family protein, whose amino-acid sequence MSDVVLREGALTGTRIAVLVESDFYEPEIFYYQHRFAEEGAEVDFLTRLWGNDSITFSGHEYRAPFTAEKSLEGLSDEDLRGYAAIIVPSGMVADRLRYTEDVDVLAPATELLRRAFEEPTVLKGIICHGMWLAASIPGKIRGRKVVCHNNLIGDVRNMGGEYVDEDVVVDGDLVTGRTGAHHHLFARRIIELIAAGRAARGAQGARGTG is encoded by the coding sequence GTGTCTGACGTGGTCCTGCGCGAGGGCGCCCTGACCGGGACCCGGATCGCGGTCCTGGTCGAGAGCGACTTCTACGAGCCGGAGATCTTCTACTACCAGCACCGCTTCGCGGAGGAGGGCGCCGAGGTCGACTTCCTGACCCGGCTGTGGGGCAACGACTCCATCACCTTCTCCGGGCACGAGTACCGGGCGCCGTTCACCGCCGAGAAGTCCCTGGAGGGGCTGAGCGACGAGGACCTGCGCGGCTACGCGGCGATCATCGTGCCCTCGGGCATGGTGGCCGACCGGCTGCGGTACACGGAGGACGTGGACGTACTGGCCCCGGCGACGGAGCTGCTGCGCCGGGCCTTCGAGGAGCCGACCGTCCTCAAGGGGATCATCTGCCACGGCATGTGGCTGGCGGCCTCGATCCCGGGCAAGATCCGCGGCCGCAAGGTCGTCTGCCACAACAACCTCATCGGCGACGTCCGCAACATGGGCGGTGAGTACGTGGACGAGGACGTGGTGGTCGACGGCGACCTGGTCACCGGCCGCACCGGGGCCCACCACCACCTGTTCGCCCGCCGGATCATCGAGCTGATCGCCGCAGGGCGGGCCGCCCGGGGTGCACAGGGCGCGCGGGGCACCGGCTGA
- a CDS encoding GMC family oxidoreductase, protein MAVDEYDYIVVGSGTAGSVLANRLSEDPDVTVLVLEAGAGRIPPEVDDPSSWYKLLGGPVDWGYTSVPQPGLDGRRTYEPRGKAPGGSSNLYIMMHIRGHASDFDNWAYQGAAGWAHEDVLPYFALLEGQEDATAATTGTRGPQRITNAGLHNPNPVSRAFIDAAVELGHEEIADFNTDGPRRGLFGAGWHHIDVAEGRRQGVLAAYLEPALDRSNLTLCTSAQSTRLLFDGDTCTGVEYVQLAPPAKIQGRTVRDGHSTAPGPGAHTVRARREVIVAAGAIESPKLLLLSGIGHPGQLGEHGIRTVVALPGVGENFHNHVLTGLMAEVTQELPPPAQNLSESALFLSSRPGLPAPDLQIAFVHVPFDVIVGQDHPNTVSILPGVVRPVSRGWIRLASADPLAHPLINPNYLGDRWDLERMVQGVKTAREIFATSAFSPWYKQELQPGPGYVSDEDLRTFVKQKSESYHHQAGSCRMGIDDLSVVDPELRVHGVRNLRVVDASVMPAVPSGNCHTAIAMIAERAADFLKGASRV, encoded by the coding sequence ATGGCCGTAGACGAGTACGACTACATCGTGGTGGGATCCGGCACCGCGGGGAGCGTCCTCGCGAACCGTCTCTCCGAGGACCCGGACGTCACCGTCCTCGTCCTGGAGGCCGGCGCGGGCCGCATCCCTCCCGAGGTGGACGATCCGTCCTCCTGGTACAAGCTGCTGGGCGGGCCCGTCGACTGGGGATACACCAGCGTCCCGCAGCCCGGCCTCGACGGCCGCCGCACCTACGAACCGCGCGGCAAGGCCCCCGGCGGCAGCAGCAACCTCTACATCATGATGCACATCCGGGGCCACGCCTCGGACTTCGACAACTGGGCCTACCAGGGCGCGGCCGGCTGGGCGCACGAGGACGTACTGCCCTACTTCGCCCTGCTGGAGGGCCAGGAGGACGCCACCGCCGCGACCACCGGCACCCGCGGCCCGCAGCGGATCACCAACGCCGGGCTGCACAACCCCAATCCGGTCTCCCGCGCCTTCATCGACGCCGCCGTCGAGCTCGGCCACGAGGAGATCGCCGACTTCAACACCGACGGCCCGCGGCGCGGGCTCTTCGGCGCCGGCTGGCACCACATCGACGTGGCGGAGGGCCGCCGCCAGGGTGTCCTCGCCGCCTATCTGGAGCCGGCCCTCGACCGCTCGAACCTGACCCTGTGCACCAGTGCGCAGAGCACCCGGCTGCTCTTCGACGGGGACACGTGCACGGGCGTCGAGTACGTCCAGCTCGCGCCGCCCGCCAAGATCCAGGGGCGGACCGTGCGGGACGGGCACAGCACGGCGCCGGGGCCCGGCGCGCACACCGTACGGGCCCGCCGCGAGGTGATCGTGGCCGCCGGGGCGATCGAGTCGCCGAAGCTGCTGCTGCTCTCCGGGATCGGGCACCCCGGGCAGCTGGGCGAGCACGGCATCCGGACGGTCGTGGCCCTGCCCGGGGTCGGCGAGAACTTCCACAACCACGTACTGACCGGGCTGATGGCCGAGGTCACCCAGGAACTTCCGCCGCCCGCGCAGAACCTGTCGGAGAGCGCTCTGTTCCTCTCCTCCCGGCCCGGACTGCCCGCGCCGGACCTGCAGATCGCCTTCGTGCACGTGCCGTTCGACGTGATCGTCGGCCAGGACCACCCCAACACGGTGTCCATCCTGCCCGGTGTCGTACGTCCGGTCTCGCGCGGCTGGATCAGGCTCGCGAGCGCCGATCCGCTGGCCCACCCGCTGATCAACCCGAACTACCTGGGTGACCGGTGGGACCTGGAGCGGATGGTGCAGGGCGTGAAGACAGCCCGGGAGATCTTCGCGACCTCGGCCTTCTCGCCCTGGTACAAGCAGGAGCTCCAGCCCGGCCCCGGCTACGTGTCCGACGAGGACCTGCGCACCTTCGTGAAGCAGAAGTCGGAGAGCTACCACCACCAGGCCGGCTCGTGCCGCATGGGTATCGACGACCTTTCCGTCGTCGACCCCGAACTGCGCGTGCACGGCGTACGGAACCTGCGCGTCGTCGACGCCAGCGTGATGCCCGCCGTCCCGTCGGGCAACTGCCACACCGCCATCGCGATGATCGCCGAGCGCGCCGCGGACTTCCTGAAGGGGGCCTCCCGTGTCTGA
- a CDS encoding nuclear transport factor 2 family protein: MDARQILQKYYEYANAGDWDSWCDLFAEDQVMDEQLAGHIEGLELLRSMMKGMGTMYRVFRNEPVHFLVDGDKAAAVSHLTAVTPAGEDIEAEVMNFFRIVDGKIAYMANYHDTVPFQVLGQG; encoded by the coding sequence ATGGACGCACGGCAGATCTTGCAGAAGTACTACGAGTACGCCAACGCCGGTGACTGGGACAGCTGGTGCGACCTGTTCGCCGAGGACCAGGTCATGGACGAGCAGCTCGCCGGCCACATCGAGGGCCTGGAGCTGCTGCGGTCGATGATGAAGGGGATGGGGACGATGTACCGGGTGTTCCGCAACGAACCCGTGCACTTCCTCGTCGACGGCGACAAGGCCGCGGCCGTCTCCCACCTGACCGCGGTCACCCCCGCGGGGGAGGACATCGAGGCCGAGGTCATGAACTTCTTCCGGATCGTGGACGGAAAGATCGCCTACATGGCGAACTACCACGACACCGTCCCCTTCCAGGTGCTCGGGCAGGGCTGA
- a CDS encoding nuclear transport factor 2 family protein, with protein MTEVTRERVEAAYRALGSGDRARILEYYAEDLRWQVPGNHPLAGWYESLDAFLELMGQTHKLTGGTFRMDIEAVLVGEDCSADVCRNVAVRGGADESSRSPYERMDYPVFHFMRWRDGRIVEGHDGLFGDSATAFSQFWAPFAPDGTRRDR; from the coding sequence ATGACCGAAGTGACACGGGAGCGGGTCGAGGCGGCGTACCGCGCCCTCGGTTCCGGCGACCGGGCCAGGATCCTGGAGTACTACGCGGAGGACCTGCGCTGGCAGGTCCCCGGCAACCACCCGCTGGCCGGCTGGTACGAGAGCCTGGACGCCTTCCTGGAGCTGATGGGCCAGACCCACAAGCTCACGGGCGGCACCTTCCGCATGGACATCGAGGCGGTCCTCGTCGGCGAGGACTGCAGTGCGGACGTCTGCCGCAACGTCGCCGTGCGCGGCGGAGCCGACGAGTCGAGCCGGTCCCCGTACGAGCGGATGGACTACCCGGTCTTCCACTTCATGCGCTGGCGGGACGGCCGGATCGTCGAGGGCCACGACGGTCTGTTCGGCGACTCGGCCACGGCCTTCAGCCAGTTCTGGGCGCCCTTCGCGCCCGACGGAACCCGCAGGGACCGATAG
- a CDS encoding nuclear transport factor 2 family protein: MPAERLTENAIRAFADKWYVALDQHVPPDQVLALITEDLEFKVPEDTFLGHQGFGRWYEAVTHRFFDEVHTVTKVEPVIEGDRAIVRVLVNWQAKIWDAPAARSAWLGFDADQTWTVVAGPDGPLIQQYTVNELAPMPGSASL; encoded by the coding sequence ATGCCCGCCGAGCGGCTGACCGAGAACGCGATCCGCGCCTTCGCCGACAAGTGGTACGTCGCGCTGGACCAGCACGTTCCGCCGGACCAGGTGCTGGCTCTGATCACCGAGGACCTGGAGTTCAAGGTCCCCGAGGACACCTTCCTCGGCCACCAGGGCTTCGGCCGCTGGTACGAGGCGGTCACCCACCGCTTCTTCGACGAGGTGCACACGGTCACGAAGGTGGAGCCGGTCATCGAGGGGGACCGGGCGATCGTCCGGGTCCTCGTCAACTGGCAGGCCAAGATCTGGGACGCGCCGGCCGCCCGCAGTGCGTGGCTGGGCTTCGACGCGGACCAGACCTGGACCGTGGTCGCCGGCCCCGACGGGCCGCTGATCCAGCAGTACACCGTCAACGAGCTGGCGCCCATGCCCGGTTCCGCCTCCCTCTGA
- a CDS encoding thiamine pyrophosphate-binding protein: protein MSSEATPGRERLIDQFKADGLNIMFGNPGTVEQGFLDAVDAAEDFHYVLALQETVAAGIADGYARATGGAALLQLHSGVGLGNGIGMLYQSLRGHTPLVVVAGDAGVRYDAMDAQMASDLVAMAKPVTKYATRVTDRNSVLRTIRRAVKIALTPPRGPVFVALPMDVLDELNSEPVLPATTVLTDVAPSPASVGRAADLLAPAKRPVVLVGDGVALSGAQAELAAVAELLGADVYEVDSSEVNIAASHPLRRGQTGHMFGPHSKELIGGADGVLIVGTYVFPEVFPELESPFRAGARVVHIDLNAYEIAKNHPVDLGLAADPKQALRALAGVLERVLTPGQRAAAAGRLDARTRERTRAGLVEREDMDSKEAAGSPMAVFLRTLAERTGGDLIVFDEALTTSPLVTKYLPPERPGDYHLTRGGSLGVGFPGAVGVKLARPDRLVVGFAGDGGSMYTYQALWTAARHGIEAKFVVCNNRKYRLLDDNIAQYWREREIPEHGFPGSFDLSHPEIDFAALARSLGAGGMRVEKPDEAVAAVGRMLAHPGPFLVDVQI, encoded by the coding sequence ATGAGTTCTGAAGCCACTCCCGGACGGGAAAGGCTGATCGACCAGTTCAAGGCCGACGGCCTGAACATCATGTTCGGAAATCCGGGGACGGTGGAACAGGGATTCCTCGATGCCGTCGACGCGGCGGAGGACTTCCACTACGTCCTCGCCCTCCAGGAGACGGTCGCGGCCGGCATCGCCGACGGCTACGCCCGTGCCACCGGCGGCGCGGCCCTGCTCCAGCTGCACTCCGGGGTGGGGCTGGGCAACGGCATCGGCATGCTCTACCAGTCGCTGCGCGGCCACACCCCGCTCGTCGTGGTCGCCGGTGACGCGGGGGTCCGCTACGACGCCATGGACGCACAGATGGCCTCCGACCTGGTGGCCATGGCGAAGCCGGTGACCAAGTACGCGACCCGGGTCACCGACCGGAACTCCGTACTGCGCACCATCCGCCGGGCCGTGAAGATCGCCCTGACCCCGCCGCGCGGCCCGGTGTTCGTGGCGCTGCCGATGGACGTGCTGGACGAGCTCAACTCAGAGCCCGTGCTCCCCGCCACCACGGTGCTCACCGACGTGGCGCCGTCCCCGGCCTCCGTGGGGCGGGCGGCCGATCTGCTCGCCCCCGCGAAGCGGCCGGTCGTGCTCGTCGGGGACGGGGTCGCGCTCTCCGGGGCGCAGGCCGAACTCGCCGCCGTCGCCGAGCTGCTCGGCGCCGACGTCTACGAGGTCGACTCCTCCGAGGTGAACATCGCGGCCTCGCACCCGCTGCGCCGCGGCCAGACGGGCCACATGTTCGGCCCGCACAGCAAGGAGCTGATCGGGGGCGCGGACGGGGTGCTCATCGTCGGCACCTACGTCTTCCCCGAGGTGTTCCCGGAGCTGGAGAGCCCCTTCCGGGCGGGCGCGAGGGTCGTGCACATCGACCTGAACGCCTACGAGATCGCCAAGAACCACCCGGTGGACCTCGGACTCGCGGCCGACCCCAAGCAGGCGCTGCGCGCGCTGGCCGGCGTACTGGAACGGGTGCTCACCCCCGGCCAGCGGGCGGCGGCCGCCGGGCGGCTGGACGCGCGGACCCGGGAGCGGACGCGGGCGGGCCTGGTGGAGCGGGAGGACATGGACTCCAAGGAAGCGGCCGGCTCGCCGATGGCGGTCTTCCTGCGGACCCTGGCCGAGCGCACCGGCGGGGACCTGATCGTCTTCGACGAGGCGCTGACCACCTCCCCGCTGGTCACGAAGTACCTGCCGCCCGAGCGGCCGGGCGACTACCACCTCACCCGCGGCGGTTCGCTCGGGGTGGGCTTCCCGGGCGCGGTCGGCGTCAAGCTCGCCCGCCCGGACCGGCTCGTCGTCGGCTTCGCGGGCGACGGCGGTTCCATGTACACCTACCAGGCGCTGTGGACCGCGGCCCGGCACGGCATCGAGGCCAAGTTCGTGGTCTGCAACAACCGCAAGTACCGGCTGCTGGACGACAACATCGCCCAGTACTGGCGGGAGCGGGAGATCCCGGAGCACGGCTTCCCGGGCTCCTTCGACCTCTCGCACCCCGAGATCGACTTCGCCGCGCTGGCCCGGTCGCTCGGGGCGGGCGGGATGCGGGTGGAGAAGCCCGACGAGGCGGTCGCCGCCGTGGGCCGGATGCTCGCCCACCCCGGACCGTTCCTCGTCGACGTACAGATCTGA
- a CDS encoding type 1 glutamine amidotransferase domain-containing protein gives MSRKILVIVSEHGYWAEELIGPVSQFDEQGYEVVFATPTGKRAHALPPSLDANYIDPPLGRSVTTEENARLGREFEQSSRLDSPLDIEAWAPERPYTSDPAYLPKLEQYHRDLDKLQADIAGYDAVLVVGGSGPIVDLANNERVHALILAFKNAGKVVAAECYGVACLAFARDWGDRRSIIWGKHVTGHCKEYDYKDGTGFLGTDFNMGPPPYPLEYILRDATGPRGAYIGNFGHPLSVIVDFPFVTGRSTPDSYLTGQKIVEVLENGLTRYGW, from the coding sequence GTGAGCAGAAAGATTCTGGTCATTGTCTCGGAGCACGGTTACTGGGCCGAGGAACTGATCGGCCCTGTATCCCAGTTCGACGAGCAGGGCTATGAAGTCGTATTCGCCACGCCGACCGGAAAGCGTGCCCACGCTCTCCCGCCGAGCCTCGACGCGAACTACATCGATCCTCCGCTGGGACGCTCGGTCACCACCGAGGAGAACGCCCGGCTGGGCCGGGAGTTCGAGCAGTCGAGCCGGCTCGACTCCCCCCTCGACATCGAGGCGTGGGCACCCGAGCGCCCGTACACGAGTGACCCGGCCTACCTGCCCAAGCTGGAGCAGTACCACCGCGATCTGGACAAACTCCAGGCCGACATCGCCGGCTACGACGCGGTGCTCGTCGTCGGCGGCAGCGGTCCGATCGTCGACCTCGCCAACAACGAGCGCGTGCACGCCCTGATCCTGGCCTTCAAGAACGCCGGCAAGGTCGTCGCGGCCGAGTGCTACGGCGTCGCCTGCCTGGCCTTCGCCCGGGACTGGGGCGACCGCCGCAGCATCATCTGGGGCAAGCACGTGACCGGGCACTGCAAGGAGTACGACTACAAGGACGGCACCGGATTCCTCGGTACCGATTTCAACATGGGGCCGCCGCCGTACCCGCTGGAGTACATCCTGCGCGATGCGACCGGACCGCGCGGGGCGTACATCGGGAACTTCGGTCATCCCCTTTCGGTGATCGTCGACTTCCCGTTCGTGACCGGCCGTTCCACCCCCGATTCATATCTCACGGGGCAGAAGATCGTGGAAGTTCTGGAGAACGGTCTCACCAGGTACGGCTGGTAA
- a CDS encoding UBP-type zinc finger domain-containing protein has translation MTMDLLCTHIDRIRPVKPGTEGCEECLASGDSWVHLRMCLSCGHVGCCDSSKNRHATRHYGVTEHPIAASHEPGEDWAWCYADKLMLDPA, from the coding sequence ATGACGATGGACCTGTTGTGCACCCACATCGATCGGATACGTCCGGTGAAACCCGGCACCGAGGGCTGCGAGGAATGCCTCGCTTCCGGGGACTCGTGGGTGCACCTGCGGATGTGCCTGAGCTGCGGGCACGTCGGCTGCTGCGACTCCTCGAAGAACCGTCACGCCACCAGGCACTACGGGGTCACCGAGCACCCCATCGCCGCTTCCCACGAGCCGGGCGAGGACTGGGCCTGGTGCTACGCCGACAAGCTGATGCTGGACCCGGCGTGA
- a CDS encoding FAD-dependent oxidoreductase, which yields MDDDPQVLRAVRRDLRSAYGDRYRVLGASSAADALKILDSLDERGHDPALFLVDQRMPDVTGVEFLLEAVSRFPDARRVLLTAYAETDAAITAINRVRLDYYLLKPWDPPHERLFPVLDDLLSDWLAAYRPAYDGIIVAGHLVSPGTHAVRDFFTRNGQPFRFLNVERDPEALTVIAAAQPGAALPLVRFPDGSVLSAPTDTQLAQRLGLATTASRPHYECVIVGAGPAGLAAGVYSASEGLSTLMLDSRAPGGQAGTSSLIENYLGFPSGLSGGDLTRRATIQAARFGAEILHPVEVTSLTRDDPAKILTLADGTEISAETVLLATGVSYNRLEAPGADRFEGAGLYYGAATTESSACISQHVFIVGGANSAGQAAVHFAKYAARVTILVRAASLDDSMSRYLIDEIERTPNVEVRVRTTVVRLHGEDHLERLTLHDAVTGEDKEVPARFMFTFIGARPHTDWLAGVVERDEYGFVLTGSDLISNGGELPEEWSLERAPYPLETSVPGVFAAGDVRAHSVKRVASGVGEGAMAVSLIHRYRSMG from the coding sequence GTGGACGACGACCCCCAGGTGCTGCGCGCCGTCCGCCGCGACCTGCGCAGCGCGTACGGCGACCGCTACCGGGTGCTCGGCGCCTCCTCCGCCGCCGATGCCCTCAAGATCCTGGACTCCCTGGACGAACGCGGCCACGACCCGGCGCTCTTCCTCGTCGACCAGCGGATGCCCGACGTCACCGGCGTCGAGTTCCTCCTCGAGGCCGTCTCCCGTTTCCCGGACGCCCGGCGGGTCCTGCTGACGGCGTACGCCGAGACCGACGCGGCCATCACCGCCATCAACCGGGTACGCCTGGACTACTACCTGCTCAAGCCGTGGGACCCGCCGCACGAGCGGCTCTTCCCCGTCCTGGACGACCTGCTGTCGGACTGGCTCGCCGCCTACCGCCCCGCGTACGACGGGATCATCGTCGCGGGCCACCTCGTCTCCCCCGGCACCCACGCCGTCCGGGACTTCTTCACCCGCAACGGCCAGCCGTTCCGCTTCCTCAACGTCGAGCGGGACCCGGAGGCGCTGACCGTGATCGCCGCCGCCCAGCCCGGCGCCGCGCTGCCGCTCGTGCGCTTCCCGGACGGCTCGGTGCTCTCCGCGCCGACCGACACCCAGCTCGCCCAGCGCCTGGGGCTGGCCACCACCGCCTCGCGCCCGCACTACGAGTGCGTCATCGTCGGCGCGGGCCCGGCGGGCCTCGCGGCCGGGGTCTATTCGGCCTCGGAGGGCCTGTCCACCCTCATGCTGGACTCCCGGGCCCCGGGCGGCCAGGCCGGCACCTCCAGCCTGATCGAGAACTACCTCGGCTTCCCCTCGGGCCTCTCCGGCGGCGACCTGACCCGCCGGGCCACCATCCAGGCCGCCCGCTTCGGTGCCGAGATCCTGCACCCGGTCGAGGTGACCTCCCTGACCCGCGACGACCCGGCGAAGATCCTGACCCTGGCGGACGGTACGGAGATCAGCGCCGAGACGGTGCTGCTGGCCACCGGGGTCTCGTACAACCGCCTGGAGGCTCCCGGCGCGGACCGCTTCGAGGGCGCCGGGCTCTACTACGGCGCGGCGACCACGGAGAGCTCGGCGTGCATCTCGCAGCACGTGTTCATCGTGGGCGGGGCCAACTCGGCCGGCCAGGCGGCGGTGCACTTCGCCAAGTACGCGGCCAGGGTCACGATCCTGGTCCGCGCGGCCTCGCTCGACGACAGCATGTCCCGCTACCTGATCGACGAGATCGAGCGCACCCCCAACGTCGAGGTGCGGGTCCGTACGACGGTCGTCCGCCTGCACGGGGAGGACCACCTCGAACGCCTGACCCTGCACGACGCCGTCACCGGCGAGGACAAGGAGGTCCCGGCCCGCTTCATGTTCACCTTCATCGGCGCCCGGCCGCACACGGACTGGCTGGCCGGTGTGGTCGAGCGGGACGAGTACGGCTTCGTCCTCACCGGCTCGGACCTGATATCCAACGGCGGCGAACTCCCGGAGGAATGGAGCCTGGAGCGTGCCCCGTACCCGCTGGAGACCAGCGTCCCCGGCGTCTTCGCGGCGGGGGACGTACGGGCCCACTCGGTCAAGCGGGTCGCCTCGGGCGTGGGCGAGGGTGCCATGGCGGTCTCCCTGATCCACCGCTACCGCTCGATGGGCTGA